A single genomic interval of Romboutsia ilealis harbors:
- a CDS encoding uracil-DNA glycosylase translates to MVKLGNDWDEILSDEFKKTYYLELREFLKEEYRNKTIYPNMNNIFEALKHTSYKDTKVLILGQDPYHGENQAHGLAFSVRLNVAIPPSLLNIYKELKSDIGCFIPNNGYLIPWADQGVLLLNTALTVRAHEANSHKGRGWEIFTDRIIELLSERKDPVIFVLWGSNARKKAELIDTNRHYILEAPHPSPLSARRGFFGCKHFSKINEILIELGKKPIDWQINNI, encoded by the coding sequence ATGGTCAAGCTAGGTAATGATTGGGATGAGATTTTATCTGATGAATTTAAAAAAACATACTACTTAGAATTAAGAGAATTTCTAAAAGAAGAGTATAGGAATAAAACAATATATCCAAATATGAATAATATATTTGAAGCTTTAAAGCATACGTCTTATAAAGATACAAAAGTATTGATATTAGGGCAAGATCCATATCATGGTGAAAATCAAGCTCATGGATTGGCATTTTCAGTACGACTTAATGTAGCGATACCTCCATCACTATTAAATATATATAAAGAATTAAAAAGTGATATAGGATGCTTTATACCTAATAATGGATATCTGATACCTTGGGCTGATCAAGGAGTACTACTTCTTAATACTGCATTAACAGTAAGGGCACATGAGGCTAATTCTCATAAGGGAAGAGGATGGGAAATTTTTACTGATAGAATTATAGAATTATTAAGTGAAAGAAAAGACCCTGTAATATTTGTTTTATGGGGGTCAAATGCGAGGAAGAAAGCAGAACTTATAGATACCAATAGACACTATATTTTAGAAGCTCCTCATCCAAGTCCATTATCTGCGAGAAGAGGATTTTTTGGGTGTAAACATTTTTCTAAAATAAATGAAATATTAATTGAATTAGGGAAAAAGCCTATTGATTGGCAAATTAATAATATATAA
- a CDS encoding tRNA threonylcarbamoyladenosine dehydratase yields the protein MEKNFTTRTSLIIGDEGINKLKDSHVIVFGVGGVGSFAAEAIARAGVGNLTIVDFDDVDITNINRQLPALHSTVGQYKVDVMKDRILDINPDINIKAIREVYNKETSESILCENYDYVVDAIDMVTSKIHLIETCKNKGLDIISSMGMGNKLDPTKIEVTDIHKTTICPLARVMRKELKDRKIKKLKVVYSTEQPKELKKKILNGKKVTPGSVSFVPSVGGLIIASVVINDLLNKK from the coding sequence ATGGAAAAAAACTTCACGACAAGAACTAGCCTAATAATAGGTGATGAAGGTATAAACAAACTTAAGGACTCTCATGTAATAGTATTTGGAGTTGGAGGAGTAGGTAGCTTTGCAGCAGAAGCTATAGCAAGAGCTGGGGTAGGTAACTTAACTATAGTTGACTTTGATGATGTGGATATAACTAATATCAATAGACAATTACCGGCATTACACTCAACTGTTGGCCAGTATAAAGTTGATGTTATGAAAGATAGAATACTAGATATTAATCCAGATATAAATATAAAAGCGATAAGAGAAGTATACAATAAAGAGACAAGTGAAAGTATATTATGTGAAAATTACGATTATGTAGTTGATGCTATAGATATGGTAACATCTAAGATACACTTAATAGAGACTTGTAAAAATAAAGGTCTAGATATAATAAGTTCTATGGGTATGGGTAATAAATTAGATCCTACTAAAATAGAGGTTACAGATATACATAAAACTACGATATGTCCATTAGCAAGAGTTATGAGAAAAGAATTAAAAGATAGAAAAATAAAAAAATTAAAAGTAGTTTATTCTACAGAGCAGCCTAAAGAGTTAAAAAAGAAAATATTAAATGGCAAAAAAGTTACACCTGGTAGTGTATCTTTCGTTCCTTCTGTTGGAGGGCTTATAATAGCATCTGTTGTCATAAATGATTTATTAAATAAGAAGTAG
- a CDS encoding GNAT family N-acetyltransferase, which produces MNMRYAKEEEIDDIKEIWNYCFNDEDSFVNYYFNNKYNNNNTIVACEDEDIVSSLQLNQYKIKLDDKEYETSYVVGVSTFPQVRGRGYMKRIMEYSLNELYKKNQIVSILMPIDYRLYRKYGYEHCYDQLEYYINIEDLKNFNLLGRMYKANEEHIDDLIDINNLFLEDVNGNVVRNKEYYVNLFKEVESENGHIYVYKDGSYKGYIIYFLNGDNMFVRELFYKDLDSLKSILKFIYNHNTQCKKVTISAPINDKIRFVLENPKTIDIKVKPFMMGRVINVEDYLNGLKINSDIELSANVFIEDKFIKENNGTFNIKIKDKKVKAQKIKGECNLYMSINTFTQLAFSYIDIKEAMILNNINKNAKNKEAIHLFELLFKKKENYINEYV; this is translated from the coding sequence ATGAATATGAGATATGCTAAAGAAGAAGAAATAGATGATATTAAAGAAATATGGAATTATTGTTTTAATGATGAAGATAGCTTTGTTAATTACTATTTCAATAATAAATACAATAATAATAATACAATCGTAGCATGTGAAGATGAAGATATTGTATCTTCTCTTCAATTAAACCAATATAAAATAAAGTTAGATGATAAAGAATATGAAACATCATACGTTGTGGGGGTGTCTACATTTCCACAAGTAAGGGGAAGAGGGTATATGAAAAGAATTATGGAATACTCTCTTAATGAACTTTATAAAAAAAATCAAATAGTATCAATACTTATGCCTATTGATTATAGATTATATAGAAAGTATGGATATGAACATTGCTATGATCAATTAGAATACTATATAAATATAGAAGATTTAAAGAATTTTAATTTATTAGGTAGAATGTATAAAGCCAATGAGGAGCATATCGACGATTTAATTGATATAAATAATTTATTTTTAGAAGATGTAAATGGTAATGTAGTTAGAAATAAGGAATATTATGTAAATTTATTCAAAGAAGTTGAAAGCGAAAATGGTCATATATATGTTTATAAAGATGGATCATATAAAGGGTATATAATATATTTCTTAAATGGAGATAATATGTTTGTTAGGGAATTGTTTTATAAAGATTTAGATTCATTAAAATCTATTTTAAAATTTATTTATAACCATAATACTCAATGCAAGAAAGTGACTATATCAGCGCCTATAAATGATAAAATAAGGTTTGTTTTAGAAAATCCTAAAACTATAGATATTAAAGTAAAACCATTTATGATGGGTAGAGTTATAAATGTAGAAGATTATCTTAATGGATTAAAAATTAATAGTGATATAGAGTTAAGTGCAAACGTATTTATAGAAGATAAATTTATAAAAGAGAATAATGGAACTTTTAATATAAAGATAAAAGATAAAAAAGTTAAAGCTCAAAAGATAAAAGGTGAATGTAATTTATATATGAGTATTAATACTTTTACTCAATTAGCATTTTCCTATATAGATATAAAAGAAGCTATGATTTTAAATAATATAAATAAAAATGCAAAAAATAAAGAAGCAATACATTTATTTGAATTATTGTTTAAGAAAAAAGAAAACTATATAAATGAGTATGTTTAA
- the rpsT gene encoding 30S ribosomal protein S20 → MANIKSAKKRIRVIEKKTALNRARKSQLKTAIRRFEEAVAAGNREEAVAKFQFAQKKIYQVASKGTIHKNAASRKVAKLAQKLNGMNA, encoded by the coding sequence GTGGCAAACATAAAATCTGCTAAGAAAAGAATAAGAGTTATCGAAAAGAAAACTGCTTTAAATAGAGCTAGAAAATCTCAATTAAAAACTGCAATAAGAAGATTCGAAGAAGCTGTTGCAGCTGGAAACAGAGAAGAGGCTGTTGCTAAGTTCCAATTTGCTCAAAAGAAAATATATCAAGTAGCTTCTAAAGGAACTATACACAAAAATGCAGCATCTAGAAAAGTTGCTAAGTTAGCTCAAAAATTAAACGGAATGAACGCTTAA
- the spoIIP gene encoding stage II sporulation protein P codes for MLRKAKKIISIACILTFVLPIISYSIDKEEFLKFLIESSYPEASTNNDNSKEEKDKEDKTANNKEKDYIKVHIGEENVPTLNNKSDNKENISVASSEYKNDIRLTKEDPTMLIYHSHAGETYSDSPEGNYHSQNNRDKSVLEVGTLLTEQLSQKGWGVAHSTKYHDYPDFTKSYASSLETVKSMLNNHKNINIAIDLHRDGRDLNTDADMQKENERMTTTYNGEKVAKFFFVVGMKNTNVDEVQELAEDITKFAQSKYPELVLPIVKKQYGKFNQYMAKNHMLIEIGSNGTSSDEAKASVKYVAEILDEYFKQNR; via the coding sequence ATGTTAAGAAAAGCTAAGAAGATTATAAGTATAGCCTGTATTTTGACTTTTGTTTTACCAATCATATCTTATAGTATAGATAAAGAAGAATTTCTTAAGTTTTTAATAGAGTCATCTTATCCAGAGGCAAGTACAAACAATGATAATTCTAAAGAAGAAAAAGATAAAGAAGATAAAACTGCGAATAATAAAGAAAAAGATTATATAAAAGTTCATATAGGAGAAGAAAATGTTCCTACATTAAACAATAAATCTGATAATAAAGAAAATATATCTGTGGCATCTAGTGAATATAAAAATGACATAAGATTAACTAAAGAAGATCCTACTATGTTAATATATCACTCTCATGCAGGGGAAACTTATTCAGATTCTCCAGAAGGAAATTATCATTCACAAAATAATAGAGATAAATCAGTGCTTGAAGTTGGAACACTGTTAACAGAGCAATTAAGTCAAAAAGGTTGGGGAGTTGCACATAGTACAAAATATCATGATTATCCAGATTTTACAAAATCTTATGCAAGTAGTTTAGAAACTGTAAAATCAATGTTAAATAATCATAAAAATATAAATATAGCTATAGATTTACACAGAGATGGAAGGGATCTTAACACTGATGCTGATATGCAAAAAGAGAATGAAAGAATGACTACAACTTATAACGGTGAAAAAGTAGCTAAATTTTTCTTTGTTGTAGGTATGAAAAATACTAATGTAGATGAAGTACAAGAATTAGCTGAGGATATAACTAAATTTGCTCAAAGTAAATACCCTGAATTGGTTTTACCTATAGTAAAGAAGCAATATGGTAAGTTCAATCAATATATGGCTAAAAATCATATGCTTATAGAAATAGGAAGTAATGGAACTAGTTCAGATGAAGCAAAAGCATCTGTAAAATACGTAGCAGAAATTTTAGATGAATACTTTAAGCAAAATAGATAA
- a CDS encoding ComEC/Rec2 family competence protein: MRRPFLIIFIILLIVSFIYTNINTINTGCDNEDIEVIGIVKHKKEKERYNEYTVGKFVVRDYTKHKTIKVGSEIKLTGEFKDLNKMSYESFDYGRYLRSAGYKGLIYLKDYSTLGSNLMYEYIYKVKSYISNTIRYLYKTNSDFINSIMLGQKDDLSQNEKLIFTRTGTSHIIAISGLHTGILSGLIIFMMGRINKIYKLVILSIMMFLYSIMVGNSPSIIRSIMFMISLYLSFFLDRKIDKISTLSFVGILFVINNPYIIYNVSFQLSFLATLSIIYFYDYINNKLNIKIISLTLSANILTIPIIYYNFKGIPLASIFSNIIIVPFVGIIIYLAMLSLILFKINIYISNIVVYINRFILETIYVLLEKISNLDFAYIIVEEPKLYYVIIYYTVVFLYMIYKEAKTIKEQSHELQGYYK, from the coding sequence ATGAGAAGACCGTTTTTAATAATTTTTATTATATTATTAATAGTATCATTTATATACACTAATATTAATACAATTAATACAGGTTGTGATAATGAAGATATAGAAGTTATAGGGATAGTAAAGCATAAAAAAGAAAAAGAAAGATATAATGAATACACAGTTGGAAAATTTGTTGTTAGAGATTATACTAAACATAAAACAATTAAAGTGGGTAGTGAAATAAAACTAACAGGAGAATTTAAGGATTTAAATAAAATGTCATATGAAAGCTTTGACTATGGAAGATATCTAAGGAGTGCTGGTTATAAAGGGTTAATTTACTTAAAAGACTATAGTACATTAGGGAGTAACCTCATGTATGAGTATATTTATAAAGTAAAATCTTATATAAGTAATACAATAAGATATTTATATAAAACAAATTCAGACTTTATAAATTCTATAATGTTAGGACAAAAAGACGATTTATCACAAAATGAGAAATTAATATTTACTAGAACTGGTACTAGCCATATTATAGCAATTTCAGGGCTTCATACGGGCATACTTTCAGGATTGATAATATTTATGATGGGAAGAATAAATAAGATTTATAAATTAGTAATTCTATCTATTATGATGTTTCTTTACTCAATTATGGTTGGGAATTCACCTTCAATAATAAGGTCTATAATGTTTATGATATCACTGTATTTGAGTTTTTTCTTAGATAGGAAGATAGATAAAATATCAACATTATCCTTTGTAGGTATATTATTTGTAATAAATAATCCATACATAATATATAATGTAAGTTTTCAATTGTCTTTTCTTGCAACATTGTCTATAATATATTTCTATGATTATATAAATAATAAATTAAATATAAAAATAATTTCATTAACTTTATCTGCAAATATATTAACAATACCAATAATATACTATAATTTCAAAGGTATACCTTTAGCTTCTATATTTAGTAATATAATTATAGTTCCATTTGTAGGTATTATTATATATTTGGCTATGTTGAGTTTAATATTGTTTAAAATAAATATATATATATCAAATATAGTGGTGTATATCAATAGATTTATCTTAGAAACTATATATGTATTATTAGAAAAAATAAGTAATTTAGATTTTGCTTATATTATTGTAGAAGAGCCTAAATTATACTATGTAATTATTTATTATACGGTAGTATTTTTATATATGATTTATAAAGAAGCAAAAACTATAAAGGAGCAATCACATGAACTACAAGGATATTATAAATGA
- a CDS encoding DUF2156 domain-containing protein: MKFKEITIDSIKELQPYFDLVDYEACEYCFTTLYMWQHVYKTGYVICDDFAVIMAEYEGNSFSILPLAKKEKLPKAIDFTIKYFKESNKKICFRGITKEVVGILQDNYPGEFEYIEERDLFDYVYDGESLRTLGGRKNQKKRNHINAFLKDYEGRYEYRLLDEGDFTYCLNLLKEWTVNKEENNEFDEGMDDESVGIKKIFNNYEYLKDRLKIAGIYVDGKLEAFTMGELINSNMALIHIEKANPNIRGLYPYINQQFILNEFENVEFVNREEDLGIPGLRKAKLSYHPVKFVEKYTVREN; this comes from the coding sequence ATGAAATTTAAAGAAATAACTATAGATTCAATAAAAGAACTACAGCCATATTTTGATTTAGTTGATTATGAGGCTTGTGAATATTGTTTTACTACATTATATATGTGGCAACATGTATATAAAACAGGATATGTTATATGTGATGATTTCGCAGTTATAATGGCAGAATACGAGGGGAATAGTTTTTCTATATTACCTTTAGCTAAAAAAGAAAAGTTGCCAAAAGCTATAGATTTTACTATAAAATACTTCAAAGAAAGTAACAAAAAAATATGTTTCAGAGGTATAACTAAAGAAGTGGTAGGGATTTTACAAGATAATTATCCAGGTGAATTTGAATATATAGAGGAAAGAGATTTATTTGATTATGTATATGATGGTGAAAGCTTAAGAACTTTAGGGGGAAGAAAAAACCAAAAAAAGAGAAATCATATAAATGCATTTTTAAAAGACTATGAAGGTAGATATGAGTATAGACTTCTTGATGAAGGAGACTTTACATATTGTTTAAATCTACTAAAAGAGTGGACTGTAAATAAAGAAGAAAATAATGAATTTGATGAAGGTATGGATGATGAGTCTGTAGGAATTAAGAAGATATTTAATAATTATGAGTACTTAAAAGATAGATTAAAGATAGCAGGTATATATGTAGATGGTAAATTAGAGGCATTTACTATGGGTGAACTTATAAATTCTAACATGGCATTAATTCATATAGAAAAAGCTAATCCAAATATAAGGGGATTATATCCATACATAAATCAGCAATTTATATTAAATGAATTTGAGAATGTAGAGTTTGTAAATAGAGAAGAAGACTTAGGAATACCTGGGCTTAGAAAAGCGAAACTTTCTTATCATCCTGTTAAATTTGTTGAGAAATACACTGTTAGGGAGAACTAA
- the gpr gene encoding GPR endopeptidase, with amino-acid sequence MFNIRTDLALEAKEIYENDQKSTEIPGVKIENKDLENCKVTIVEVIDEQGSKIMNKGIGKYVTLESNLMKFDDDESREEMITYLKDELVEILGEDKTKKTLVIGLGNWNITSDALGPKSVSKTLVTRHIFKNYNKDYDDDFTEVSALSPGVMGITGLETSETVKSIVDMIKPDRVIAIDALASRKMERVNSTIQISTAGISPGGGVGNKRKALNKDYLGVDVIAIGVPTVVDAATLTSDVLDLAIDNLMSQSNEGENFYNMLKQLKEDEKYHLIKESLDPYDKNLIVTPKDIDETIENLSIIISEGLNRSLHPGRITN; translated from the coding sequence ATGTTTAATATAAGAACAGACTTAGCACTAGAAGCAAAAGAAATATATGAAAATGATCAAAAATCAACAGAAATACCTGGAGTAAAGATAGAAAATAAAGATTTAGAAAACTGTAAAGTAACGATAGTTGAGGTTATAGATGAACAAGGATCTAAAATAATGAATAAGGGTATAGGAAAATATGTTACATTAGAAAGTAATCTTATGAAATTTGATGATGATGAATCTCGAGAAGAAATGATTACATATTTGAAAGATGAATTAGTAGAAATACTAGGAGAGGATAAGACTAAAAAAACTTTAGTAATAGGACTTGGTAACTGGAATATAACATCAGATGCATTAGGGCCGAAGAGTGTATCTAAAACATTAGTTACAAGACATATATTTAAAAATTACAATAAAGACTACGATGATGATTTTACAGAAGTATCTGCTTTAAGCCCAGGTGTTATGGGGATAACTGGTTTAGAAACTAGTGAGACTGTAAAATCAATAGTAGATATGATAAAACCTGACAGGGTAATTGCTATAGATGCATTAGCATCGAGAAAAATGGAAAGAGTAAACTCAACTATACAAATATCTACAGCTGGGATATCTCCAGGTGGAGGGGTTGGAAATAAAAGAAAAGCATTAAATAAAGATTATTTAGGTGTTGATGTAATAGCTATAGGAGTACCGACTGTGGTAGATGCTGCTACATTAACTAGTGATGTATTAGATTTAGCGATAGATAATTTAATGAGCCAATCAAATGAAGGCGAAAATTTCTATAATATGCTAAAACAACTTAAAGAAGATGAGAAGTATCATCTTATAAAAGAGTCTTTAGATCCATATGATAAAAATTTAATAGTAACACCTAAAGACATAGATGAAACTATAGAGAATTTATCGATAATAATAAGCGAAGGATTAAATAGATCTCTCCATCCAGGTAGAATAACCAATTAA
- a CDS encoding 3D domain-containing protein yields the protein MIIKNNKILKVSAMAAVLSIGLLSGGYTLANKKITLVVKGMETEISTLKSNVEEVLAEQNIKYDKDDIISLPLDKKISDGDKIEVIEVTEKTIKENKEIPFEVNIVEDKNILKGETKVEVEGQPGNNELLYKITYHNGKQVEKKFIEEVVLTEPVDKVIKKGTKVELQVASSRGESIRANSTSYSNNSSKGNSSSSNSNRKHISVVATAYTGNSITSTGINPKWGTIAVDPSVIPYGTKVYIPQFDKIFIAEDCGSAIKGNKIDIYMNDEEAVKNWGRKRIDIYIVG from the coding sequence ATGATTATAAAAAATAATAAGATATTAAAAGTCTCGGCCATGGCAGCCGTATTGTCTATAGGATTATTATCAGGAGGTTACACCTTGGCGAATAAAAAGATAACATTAGTAGTTAAAGGAATGGAAACGGAAATATCAACTTTAAAATCTAATGTTGAAGAGGTATTAGCAGAACAAAATATTAAATATGATAAAGATGACATAATCAGTTTACCTTTAGATAAAAAGATTTCAGATGGTGACAAAATAGAGGTTATAGAGGTTACAGAAAAGACTATAAAGGAAAATAAAGAAATTCCTTTTGAAGTTAATATTGTAGAAGATAAGAATATATTAAAGGGTGAAACTAAAGTTGAAGTAGAAGGTCAGCCAGGAAACAATGAACTATTATATAAGATTACTTATCATAATGGTAAACAAGTGGAAAAGAAATTTATTGAAGAAGTTGTTTTAACAGAGCCTGTAGATAAGGTTATAAAAAAAGGGACTAAAGTAGAACTTCAAGTTGCGTCATCAAGAGGTGAGAGTATAAGAGCTAACTCTACATCTTATAGTAATAACTCATCAAAGGGTAATTCATCAAGTTCTAATTCAAATAGAAAGCATATTTCTGTTGTTGCAACAGCATATACTGGGAATTCTATAACATCGACAGGAATAAATCCTAAGTGGGGAACTATAGCTGTAGACCCTAGTGTTATACCTTACGGAACAAAGGTTTATATACCTCAATTTGATAAAATATTTATAGCAGAAGATTGCGGTAGTGCAATAAAAGGTAATAAAATAGATATATATATGAATGATGAAGAAGCGGTTAAAAACTGGGGAAGAAAAAGAATAGATATTTATATAGTTGGGTAG
- a CDS encoding ComEC/Rec2 family competence protein, with protein sequence MKNLFLTYILIIIIISLLIPSGKNNYLSIHTIDVGQGDSILIQTPSSKNILIDGGDDNSHHIISSYLKKQNVENIDYIIATHFDSDHIGGLDNIIDKFNVSNIYAPNYESDTVSYQNLINSCLNKNLNLQGLSSGDFINIEDNINLEVLAPSYIQEENNLNSIVFRLDYKNKSFLFTGDAEANNELNIINSYELNDIDFLKVGHHGSSSSTTSEFVEEVSPDVAVISCGYKNQYGHPHKSTLDTLEKNNVLTYRTDILGNIVFYSDGDTIFTTKDYKLNKK encoded by the coding sequence TTGAAAAATTTATTTTTAACTTATATTCTAATAATTATTATAATATCACTTTTAATTCCATCTGGCAAAAATAACTATTTATCTATACATACTATAGATGTTGGACAAGGAGATAGTATATTGATACAAACCCCTAGCTCTAAAAATATTTTAATTGATGGTGGTGATGATAATAGCCATCATATAATATCTAGCTATTTAAAAAAACAGAATGTAGAAAATATAGATTATATAATAGCTACACACTTTGACTCTGATCATATTGGTGGTCTAGATAATATAATAGATAAATTTAATGTATCAAATATATATGCGCCTAATTATGAATCTGATACAGTATCCTATCAAAATTTAATCAATTCATGTTTAAATAAAAACTTAAATTTACAAGGTCTAAGCAGCGGAGATTTTATTAATATAGAGGATAATATAAATTTAGAAGTACTTGCACCTTCTTATATTCAAGAAGAAAATAATCTTAACTCTATAGTATTTAGATTAGATTATAAAAATAAATCCTTTCTATTTACAGGAGATGCTGAAGCTAACAATGAATTAAATATTATAAATTCTTATGAACTTAATGATATAGATTTTCTTAAAGTAGGACATCATGGAAGTAGCTCTTCTACCACTTCTGAATTTGTAGAAGAAGTAAGTCCAGATGTAGCAGTCATATCCTGCGGTTATAAAAATCAATATGGCCATCCTCATAAAAGCACTTTAGATACTCTAGAAAAAAATAATGTCTTAACTTATAGAACAGATATTTTAGGTAATATTGTATTTTATAGCGATGGTGACACTATTTTTACAACTAAAGACTATAAATTAAATAAGAAGTAG
- the holA gene encoding DNA polymerase III subunit delta — MNYKDIINDIKNRNIKNTYLFYGKEYYLIENAIKEIKLTLNDGMIDFNLDIIDGREITLDQLISSIETLPFMDDRKIVILKDFELLKGKKKNFSDEDEKYFAEYIDNIPQTTTLVFVVYGDIDKRKSLVKKISENGIVFNCDKLSDMDLFKWVKKRFDKNNVIIDNAQIMYFINSEGYLDKSSEKTLSDLENEINKISSFVGKENKVTNDIIDQLSQKKVENDIFKLIDYIGQKNSSDAMKILNDMIYEGESVFGIFSMIARQFKVIMQVRQLQIQGHTSKSIAERLKLHPFVVGKALKQTKNFSDEVIVDILNSILESDFKIKNGLVRDTLSIEMLISKYCKKGS; from the coding sequence ATGAACTACAAGGATATTATAAATGATATAAAAAATAGAAACATAAAAAATACTTACCTTTTTTATGGGAAAGAATATTATTTAATAGAAAATGCTATAAAAGAGATTAAATTAACTTTAAATGATGGAATGATAGATTTTAACTTAGATATTATAGATGGGAGAGAAATTACGTTAGATCAACTTATAAGTTCTATAGAGACGCTTCCATTTATGGATGATAGAAAGATAGTTATATTAAAAGATTTTGAATTATTAAAAGGGAAAAAGAAAAATTTTAGTGATGAAGATGAAAAATATTTTGCAGAATATATAGATAATATACCTCAAACTACTACATTAGTATTTGTAGTATATGGAGATATAGATAAACGAAAATCATTAGTTAAAAAGATAAGTGAAAATGGAATAGTATTTAACTGTGACAAATTATCAGATATGGATTTATTTAAATGGGTAAAGAAAAGATTTGATAAGAATAATGTAATAATAGACAATGCTCAAATTATGTACTTTATAAATAGTGAAGGGTATTTAGACAAAAGTAGTGAAAAAACTTTATCTGATTTAGAAAATGAAATAAATAAAATTAGTTCATTTGTTGGTAAGGAAAATAAAGTAACAAATGATATAATAGATCAACTTTCTCAAAAAAAAGTAGAAAATGATATATTTAAACTTATTGATTATATAGGACAGAAAAATTCATCTGATGCCATGAAAATTTTAAATGATATGATTTATGAAGGAGAGTCTGTATTTGGTATATTTTCTATGATAGCAAGACAGTTTAAAGTTATTATGCAAGTTAGACAATTACAAATACAAGGTCATACTTCTAAAAGTATAGCAGAAAGACTTAAATTACATCCATTCGTTGTAGGTAAAGCATTAAAACAAACTAAAAATTTTTCTGATGAAGTTATAGTAGATATATTAAATTCTATACTAGAAAGTGATTTTAAAATAAAAAATGGATTAGTAAGAGATACATTGTCTATAGAAATGCTAATAAGTAAATATTGTAAAAAAGGAAGTTAA